The Bacteroidales bacterium genome has a segment encoding these proteins:
- a CDS encoding amidohydrolase family protein, with amino-acid sequence MKNILIILSVLSLITFSCGNMKKDADLIVKNAKVYTVDDNFTVASAFAVKNGKILKVGATEEITRAYSGDKTLDLEDRPVYPGFIDAHCHFYGYSMDLRQVDLVGTSSFEAILEKLKQYDQTHDAEWILGRGWDQNDWEDTKFPTKEKLDKLFPDKPVFLNRIDGHAALVNSEALERAGITAETDVEGGKVYVENSEPSGILVDNAT; translated from the coding sequence ATGAAAAACATTCTCATTATCCTCTCTGTATTATCCTTGATAACCTTTTCCTGCGGAAATATGAAAAAAGATGCCGATCTGATCGTCAAGAATGCAAAGGTTTACACCGTAGATGACAATTTCACCGTCGCTTCAGCCTTTGCGGTTAAGAATGGAAAAATACTAAAAGTTGGTGCCACGGAAGAAATTACCAGAGCGTATTCCGGTGACAAAACGCTGGATCTTGAAGATAGACCCGTGTATCCGGGTTTTATTGATGCGCATTGCCATTTCTATGGTTATTCCATGGATCTGCGGCAGGTAGATCTGGTGGGGACATCGTCATTCGAAGCAATTCTGGAGAAGCTGAAGCAATATGATCAGACCCATGATGCCGAATGGATACTGGGCAGAGGTTGGGATCAGAACGACTGGGAAGACACGAAATTCCCAACCAAAGAAAAGCTGGACAAGCTGTTTCCGGATAAACCGGTTTTTCTGAACCGGATTGACGGGCATGCAGCCCTGGTCAATTCAGAAGCACTGGAGCGAGCGGGTATAACTGCAGAAACGGATGTTGAAGGCGGAAAGGTATATGTAGAAAATAGTGAACCCTCTGGTATCCTCGTAGATAATGCGACCAG